Proteins found in one Haloferax litoreum genomic segment:
- a CDS encoding rpa-associated protein has product MSSSPVVGTREVAYRVFAAEFDDASLSYSESDEERAPNYVVTPTGARLNRTFVAGALTEVEHVNDEVLRGRIADPTGAFVTYAGQYQPDPMAFLDQATPPAFVALAGKARTYEPDDADVVYTSIRPESINTVDADVRDRWLVTTAEATLDRIAVFDEALSMPQRGDELRRALEARGVESTLAAGIPRAIDHYGTTRAYLEAVRTLAVQALELVAGERDHVENLAVSPGDDGDATLGRLPELDLLPADSVDVASAPEADADPAESEGVETETADAEAVDAEAETADAEAETVDAGETESVASAADTEPVSDVDSEPVAETETEPVAEPVTEPDSEPIAAEATTETTETESPTEPSTLDADDETPSATTTSADETPSADTVESDVTADTDPSVESDSSGTLGDFDDGVADDDPLDEPELDELGDFDDDLPDIDETDSEADTGAVADPAETADTDASASDVTDPSGMYEMGDEERAEIESEFGTEFTTGTDVDPAGEADIDVPDVDELESESAADAEPASAAEPEPSSEPEPASESDDAEPESTDVTPAEDVDLESAVVATMEDIDDGDGAAHDDVVAAVVDEYGVDADAVEDAIQDALLGGRCYEPQDDVLKAI; this is encoded by the coding sequence ATGAGTTCCTCGCCAGTCGTCGGGACGCGCGAAGTCGCCTACCGCGTCTTCGCCGCCGAGTTCGACGACGCGTCGCTGTCGTACTCGGAGAGTGACGAAGAACGCGCGCCGAACTACGTGGTCACGCCGACGGGTGCCCGCCTGAACCGCACCTTCGTCGCTGGCGCACTCACCGAAGTCGAACACGTCAACGACGAGGTGCTCCGTGGTCGCATCGCAGACCCGACGGGTGCGTTCGTCACCTACGCCGGCCAGTACCAACCCGACCCGATGGCGTTCCTCGACCAGGCGACGCCGCCGGCGTTCGTCGCACTCGCTGGAAAGGCCCGGACGTACGAACCGGACGACGCCGACGTGGTCTACACGTCGATTCGCCCGGAGAGCATCAACACCGTCGACGCCGACGTGCGTGACCGATGGCTCGTCACGACGGCCGAGGCGACGCTTGACCGTATCGCGGTGTTCGACGAGGCACTCTCGATGCCGCAACGAGGGGACGAACTTCGTCGCGCCCTCGAAGCACGGGGCGTCGAGTCGACGCTCGCCGCGGGTATCCCCCGCGCTATCGACCACTACGGGACGACCCGCGCGTACCTCGAAGCGGTCCGGACGCTCGCCGTACAGGCGCTCGAACTCGTCGCCGGCGAACGCGACCACGTAGAGAACCTTGCAGTGTCACCGGGTGACGACGGCGACGCGACGCTCGGTCGCCTGCCGGAACTCGACCTCCTGCCTGCCGACAGCGTCGACGTCGCATCCGCCCCCGAAGCAGATGCTGACCCGGCCGAATCCGAGGGAGTCGAGACAGAGACAGCCGATGCGGAGGCAGTCGATGCGGAGGCGGAGACAGCCGATGCGGAGGCTGAGACAGTCGATGCAGGGGAAACTGAATCTGTAGCGTCTGCCGCCGACACAGAACCTGTCTCTGACGTGGACTCCGAACCAGTCGCGGAAACCGAGACCGAACCAGTCGCGGAACCGGTCACAGAACCTGATTCCGAGCCTATCGCTGCCGAGGCAACGACAGAGACGACAGAAACCGAGTCGCCGACCGAACCCTCGACCCTCGACGCAGACGACGAGACGCCGTCGGCGACGACCACGAGTGCAGACGAGACGCCGTCTGCAGACACGGTCGAGTCAGACGTGACGGCCGACACCGACCCGTCGGTCGAGTCGGATTCGAGTGGAACGCTCGGCGACTTCGACGACGGTGTCGCGGACGACGACCCACTCGACGAACCCGAACTCGACGAGTTGGGTGACTTCGACGACGACCTGCCTGACATCGACGAGACGGACTCGGAAGCCGACACAGGTGCCGTCGCCGACCCGGCAGAGACCGCCGACACAGACGCGTCTGCGAGCGACGTCACCGACCCGTCCGGCATGTACGAGATGGGCGACGAGGAACGCGCCGAAATCGAATCCGAGTTCGGCACGGAGTTCACGACGGGGACCGACGTCGACCCCGCTGGTGAGGCGGACATCGACGTGCCCGACGTGGACGAACTCGAATCCGAATCTGCGGCCGATGCTGAACCGGCGTCGGCAGCAGAACCCGAACCATCGTCCGAACCTGAACCGGCCTCTGAATCCGACGACGCCGAACCCGAGTCCACCGATGTCACGCCGGCGGAAGACGTCGACCTCGAATCGGCAGTCGTCGCGACGATGGAAGACATAGACGACGGCGACGGTGCCGCCCACGACGATGTCGTCGCTGCCGTCGTCGACGAGTACGGCGTCGACGCGGATGCCGTCGAGGACGCAATTCAGGACGCACTCCTCGGTGGGCGCTGTTACGAACCGCAGGACGACGTGCTGAAGGCAATCTGA
- a CDS encoding metallophosphoesterase yields MSGLLVEPIPGEPAAVAQTTRRGFPERSLVVADYHAGIEAGLRYERGVELPSNAAVRRERLLSLLDQTDADRLVVLGDLGHRIGDPKGAEAEELTDLVEAVTDRAEMMLVPGNHDGGLADFFGDSVEVTDRSGVRLGDVGFCHGHTWPSRDVLAADVVCSAHEHPAVRLEDEVGGARKERAWLRGRLVPDVFAEHFDVDVAELEWRDPELVLFPAFNNTSGGTWVNVPGQGFLSPFLPDGLADGEAYLLDGTRLGDYRNV; encoded by the coding sequence GTGAGCGGCCTGCTCGTCGAACCGATTCCCGGCGAACCCGCCGCCGTCGCCCAGACGACGCGCCGCGGATTCCCGGAGCGCTCGCTCGTCGTCGCGGACTACCACGCCGGCATCGAGGCCGGACTACGGTACGAGCGAGGTGTCGAACTCCCGTCGAACGCCGCAGTTCGCCGTGAGCGACTGCTCTCGCTCCTCGACCAGACCGACGCAGACCGTCTCGTCGTCCTCGGCGACTTGGGCCACCGCATCGGCGACCCAAAGGGTGCAGAAGCCGAGGAGTTGACCGACCTCGTCGAGGCCGTGACCGACCGAGCAGAGATGATGCTCGTCCCCGGCAACCACGACGGCGGGCTGGCAGACTTCTTCGGCGACAGCGTCGAAGTGACAGACCGGTCCGGCGTTCGACTCGGCGATGTTGGCTTCTGCCACGGCCACACGTGGCCCTCGCGAGACGTGCTCGCCGCCGACGTGGTCTGTTCGGCCCACGAACACCCAGCGGTCAGACTCGAAGACGAAGTCGGCGGTGCGCGAAAAGAGCGCGCGTGGCTTCGAGGCCGACTGGTTCCCGACGTGTTCGCCGAGCACTTCGACGTCGACGTGGCGGAGTTGGAGTGGCGCGACCCGGAACTCGTTCTGTTTCCGGCGTTCAACAACACCTCCGGGGGGACGTGGGTCAACGTCCCCGGGCAGGGCTTCCTCTCGCCGTTCCTGCCCGACGGCCTCGCGGACGGGGAGGCCTACCTGCTGGACGGGACGCGGTTGGGCGACTACCGGAACGTGTGA
- a CDS encoding DEAD/DEAH box helicase: MPDGEAAAGMDAFTTLSSPVRAALSERGFSTPTEPQRRAIPPLAAGKNGLIIAPTGTGKTETAMLPVFSAISDAEDRFGISALYITPLRALNRDMRERLDWWGEVLDIDIDVRHGDTTQYQRQKQANDPPDVLVTTPETLQAMLTGKKLRKALSDVHHVVVDEVHELASAKRGAQLTIGLERLRELAGPFQRIGLSATVGSPTEVGKFLTGDRAFEIIEVDVDNRVEFDVVRPEVTNEDERLAGRLATDPEIASHVRTIRDIVRTHESVLVFVNTRQTAEALGSRFKALDDPIEVHHGSLSKDVRIDVEDRFKAGELDALICTSSMELGIDVGRVDHVVQYNSPREVSRLLQRVGRAGHRLGVVSRGTIVTDHPDDTLEALAIARRAESGAVEPARVHHGSLDTVANQIVGVVMDYGDVSARRTYELITRAYPFRDLSEDDFRAVVRELSQNRLLWLDEDKDLLEKSSGTWQYFYANLSMIPDEETYDVHDMSSRRQIGTLDEKFVLNFASPGATFIQRGEMWRVNDVDDDEARVNVSPIEDPGGEVPSWVGSEIPVPAPVAGEVGELRDVAAPQFESGADRDDVARDIAQRYPTDAATVSTALGPIERQVETGAPIPTADRLVLEGSPRNVTLNSCYGHRVNETLGRLLSALIGQRTGSSVGMEVDPYRVEFDVPGKVSPTTFAEVLRETDPEHVEALLELALKRSDSLKFTLAQVAAKFGALKRWQGKGRFGGDRLLAALEDTPVYDEAVREVFHTDLAVDDTVELLRRLRDGDVEVVVAREPTPIGTGGRGSGTDLLVPENADASVIETIRDRIQNDRVLLACLHCKEWTRKTKVERVRDPPECPKCGATRIAALNLWDDETVKAVRATEKDDEQERLTKRAYRSASLVQAHGKKAVIALAARGVGPHNAARIINKLREDDDDFYRDILEREREYARTQSFWD; the protein is encoded by the coding sequence ATGCCAGACGGCGAGGCCGCCGCCGGAATGGACGCGTTCACGACGCTCTCGTCGCCGGTCCGTGCGGCGCTCTCGGAGCGTGGGTTTTCGACGCCAACAGAGCCACAGCGTCGGGCGATTCCACCACTCGCCGCCGGGAAGAACGGCCTCATCATCGCGCCGACTGGGACCGGAAAGACAGAGACCGCGATGTTGCCAGTCTTCTCGGCTATCAGCGACGCCGAGGACCGATTCGGTATCTCGGCGCTCTACATCACGCCCCTGCGGGCGCTCAACCGCGACATGCGCGAACGCCTCGACTGGTGGGGTGAGGTGCTCGATATCGACATCGACGTTCGACACGGCGACACTACGCAGTACCAGCGACAGAAGCAGGCCAACGACCCACCGGACGTGTTGGTGACGACGCCCGAGACGTTGCAGGCGATGCTCACCGGCAAGAAGTTGCGGAAAGCGCTCTCAGACGTCCACCACGTCGTCGTCGACGAGGTTCACGAACTCGCGTCGGCGAAGCGCGGGGCGCAGTTGACTATCGGGCTCGAACGCCTGCGAGAACTCGCGGGACCGTTCCAGCGAATCGGCCTCTCGGCCACCGTCGGGTCGCCTACCGAAGTCGGCAAGTTCCTGACTGGGGACCGAGCGTTCGAAATCATCGAAGTCGACGTGGACAATCGCGTCGAGTTCGACGTGGTCCGCCCCGAGGTGACGAACGAAGACGAACGACTCGCCGGTCGACTCGCGACAGACCCCGAGATAGCGAGTCACGTCCGGACGATACGCGATATCGTCCGGACGCACGAATCAGTCCTCGTCTTCGTCAACACCCGACAGACCGCCGAGGCACTCGGGTCGAGGTTCAAAGCCCTCGACGACCCAATCGAAGTTCACCACGGGTCGCTCTCGAAGGACGTTCGTATCGACGTCGAAGACCGGTTCAAAGCAGGCGAGTTGGACGCACTCATCTGCACCTCGTCGATGGAACTTGGCATCGACGTTGGCCGAGTCGACCACGTCGTCCAGTACAACAGTCCTCGCGAAGTCTCCCGACTCCTCCAGCGTGTCGGCCGTGCCGGGCACAGACTCGGCGTCGTCTCCCGCGGGACCATCGTCACCGACCACCCAGACGACACGCTCGAAGCACTCGCAATCGCCCGCCGCGCGGAGTCGGGAGCGGTCGAACCCGCCCGCGTTCACCACGGAAGTCTCGATACTGTCGCCAACCAAATCGTCGGCGTCGTCATGGACTACGGCGACGTGTCCGCCCGGCGAACGTACGAACTCATCACGCGGGCGTACCCCTTCCGCGACCTGTCGGAAGACGACTTCCGTGCCGTCGTCCGCGAACTCTCGCAGAACCGGTTGCTCTGGTTGGACGAAGACAAAGACCTCCTCGAAAAGTCGAGCGGCACGTGGCAGTACTTCTACGCGAACCTCTCGATGATTCCCGACGAGGAGACGTACGACGTCCACGACATGTCCTCGCGCCGGCAAATCGGCACGCTCGACGAGAAGTTCGTCCTCAACTTCGCCTCGCCGGGCGCGACGTTCATCCAGCGTGGCGAGATGTGGCGCGTCAACGACGTCGACGACGACGAGGCCCGCGTCAACGTCTCGCCGATAGAGGACCCCGGTGGCGAGGTGCCGTCGTGGGTCGGGTCGGAGATTCCGGTCCCTGCTCCAGTCGCCGGTGAAGTCGGCGAACTCCGCGACGTGGCGGCACCGCAGTTCGAATCGGGTGCGGACCGCGACGACGTCGCTCGCGACATCGCTCAGCGATACCCGACCGACGCGGCGACTGTCTCGACGGCACTCGGTCCCATCGAGCGACAGGTGGAGACGGGAGCACCGATTCCGACGGCAGACCGCCTCGTCCTCGAAGGGTCGCCCAGAAACGTGACGCTGAACTCCTGTTACGGCCATCGGGTGAACGAGACGCTCGGTCGACTCCTGTCGGCGCTCATCGGGCAACGAACCGGGTCGTCTGTCGGGATGGAGGTCGACCCCTACCGAGTCGAGTTCGACGTACCGGGGAAGGTCAGTCCGACGACGTTCGCGGAGGTGCTCCGCGAGACAGACCCCGAACACGTCGAAGCACTCCTCGAACTCGCACTCAAGCGGTCCGACTCGCTGAAGTTCACGCTCGCGCAGGTCGCCGCGAAGTTCGGGGCGCTCAAACGCTGGCAGGGGAAGGGCCGGTTCGGCGGTGACCGACTGCTCGCCGCACTCGAAGACACGCCGGTCTACGACGAAGCGGTCAGAGAAGTGTTCCACACCGACCTGGCCGTCGACGATACGGTCGAACTCCTCCGGCGACTCCGCGACGGTGACGTGGAAGTCGTCGTCGCCCGCGAACCGACGCCAATCGGAACCGGTGGTCGCGGATCTGGGACTGATTTACTCGTGCCCGAGAACGCCGACGCGAGCGTCATCGAGACGATTCGGGACCGGATTCAGAACGACCGCGTGTTGCTCGCGTGTCTCCACTGCAAGGAGTGGACGCGGAAGACGAAGGTCGAACGCGTCCGCGACCCACCGGAGTGTCCGAAGTGCGGCGCGACGCGGATTGCGGCGCTCAACCTGTGGGACGACGAGACGGTGAAGGCAGTTCGCGCGACGGAGAAAGATGACGAACAAGAACGCCTCACGAAGCGGGCGTATCGGTCGGCGAGTCTGGTGCAGGCCCACGGGAAGAAGGCGGTCATCGCCCTCGCTGCGCGGGGTGTCGGCCCGCACAACGCGGCGCGCATCATCAACAAACTCCGAGAGGACGACGACGACTTCTACCGCGACATCCTCGAACGAGAACGCGAGTACGCGCGGACACAGTCGTTCTGGGACTGA
- a CDS encoding DUF7522 family protein, translating into MSNLLPEEAQEKLISTCRAAAGDSLRSLTYFNRFDYLQVYLRDDLEQEADLNSFIGNEWHDFKMTQDAYRGSELGDYQYTIRVFENGYLVRITLEDFGVFVTTDGITMQDFEALRTAVTTILEEWAIAE; encoded by the coding sequence ATGTCAAATCTCCTCCCCGAGGAAGCACAGGAAAAACTGATTTCGACGTGTCGTGCCGCCGCCGGCGACAGTCTCCGTTCGCTGACGTACTTCAACCGATTCGACTACCTGCAGGTGTACCTCCGCGACGACCTCGAACAGGAGGCCGACCTCAACTCCTTCATCGGAAACGAGTGGCACGACTTCAAGATGACGCAGGACGCTTACCGCGGGTCCGAACTCGGCGACTACCAGTACACGATTCGCGTGTTCGAAAACGGCTATCTCGTCCGTATCACCCTCGAAGACTTCGGCGTGTTCGTCACGACAGACGGCATCACGATGCAGGACTTCGAGGCGCTCAGAACCGCCGTCACGACGATTCTCGAAGAGTGGGCGATAGCGGAGTAA
- a CDS encoding class I SAM-dependent methyltransferase: protein MPDDALGLAMLDRFRGCLRAPCVYHDGADVGDASIYEHYLVPEERWPDEKWEFVDSLRTPVLDVGCGAGQHALAVQRRGDVVAFDVSPNAVRTARKRGVEAAFVGDMFAPAVEFGRFETVLAIGTQIGLARTIDGLTDLLASLDERTTSTGELVVDSYDPHRIDSTQFFGYRPDSRPGLARRQFHVEYGGLRGPDLDFLLVSPDRLRDVANTVGLDVQGVHYSHPESSYYRARLR, encoded by the coding sequence ATGCCCGACGACGCGCTCGGACTGGCGATGCTCGATAGGTTTCGTGGGTGTCTGCGTGCACCTTGCGTCTACCACGACGGTGCGGACGTCGGCGACGCCTCCATCTACGAGCACTATCTCGTCCCCGAGGAGCGCTGGCCCGACGAGAAGTGGGAATTCGTGGATTCGCTTCGGACGCCCGTGCTCGACGTTGGATGCGGTGCGGGACAGCACGCACTCGCCGTCCAGAGACGCGGCGACGTCGTCGCGTTCGACGTGAGTCCGAACGCAGTTCGCACGGCGCGGAAACGCGGTGTCGAGGCCGCATTCGTGGGTGACATGTTCGCCCCAGCGGTCGAATTCGGGCGATTCGAGACAGTGCTCGCGATTGGGACACAAATCGGCCTCGCACGGACTATCGACGGCCTCACTGACCTGCTCGCCTCACTCGACGAACGCACCACTTCGACGGGTGAACTCGTCGTGGATTCCTACGACCCCCACCGAATCGACTCCACGCAGTTCTTTGGGTACCGACCCGACTCACGTCCCGGCCTCGCGCGCCGTCAGTTCCACGTCGAATACGGTGGGTTGCGAGGGCCTGACCTCGACTTTTTACTCGTCTCGCCGGACCGTCTTCGAGATGTCGCGAACACCGTCGGACTCGACGTCCAAGGCGTACACTACTCGCACCCCGAATCGAGTTACTACCGGGCGCGACTTCGGTGA
- a CDS encoding CDC48 family AAA ATPase, with the protein MTEDGVTLVVRAAEKRDAGRGIARLPEAARRELSVLSGETVVIEGSRETVAKMWPARPGADAGEILVDADTRANAGVKIGDSVRVRKIDVDDAKSVTLAGPSAFERTSVSRETIEEVVKSEIRNRPLRAGDRVRVERLGGAALVVSETRPGGVVRITDATSVTVTAEESKGASETVRDAVKRVAGADTEGSRGRATGVTYEDIGGLDDELELVREMIELPLSEPEVFAHLGIEPPKGVLLHGPPGTGKTLIAKAVANEVDATFITISGPEVLSKYKGESEEKLREVFKEARERSPSIIFFDEIDSIAAKRDDGGDVENRIVGQLLSLMDGLDARGDVVVIGATNRVDSLDPALRRGGRFDREIEIGVPNIAGRREILDVHTRQMPLADDVDIDRLASRTHGFVGADLESLAKEAAMTALRRSRRTGDGVSVSEMTVTRADFESAMASVEPSAMREYVAEQPTKGFEAVGGLDDVKRTLERAVTWPLIYAPLFEAAATDPPTGLLLYGPPGTGKTLLARAIAAESEVNFIHVAGPELLDRYVGESEKSVREVFDRARQAAPSILFFDEIDALATNRDSMGSDSGVTERVVSQLLTEMDNAADNPNLVVLAATNRRDALDPALLRPGRLETHVEVPAPDIEARRAILDVHIRDKPLGTDIDLNDVAAHMDGYSGADVAAVCREAALRAIQDVADAYEGPAANDHADEILITREHFDAALVSVSPTLS; encoded by the coding sequence ATGACAGAAGACGGGGTGACGCTCGTGGTCCGTGCCGCCGAAAAGCGCGACGCGGGACGCGGCATCGCCCGCCTCCCTGAAGCGGCACGCCGCGAACTCAGCGTATTGAGTGGTGAGACAGTCGTCATCGAAGGGAGTCGTGAGACGGTCGCCAAGATGTGGCCCGCCCGCCCCGGTGCCGACGCCGGTGAGATTCTCGTCGACGCCGACACGCGGGCGAACGCCGGCGTGAAAATCGGCGACAGCGTCCGCGTCAGGAAGATAGACGTCGACGACGCGAAGTCGGTGACACTCGCCGGACCCAGCGCGTTCGAGCGAACGAGCGTCAGCCGTGAGACCATCGAAGAGGTGGTAAAGTCAGAGATTCGGAATCGTCCCCTCAGAGCCGGTGACCGAGTCCGTGTCGAGCGACTCGGTGGTGCTGCCCTCGTCGTGAGCGAGACACGACCGGGAGGCGTCGTTCGCATCACCGACGCCACGAGCGTGACCGTGACGGCCGAAGAGTCGAAGGGTGCGAGCGAGACGGTCCGAGACGCGGTCAAGAGAGTGGCTGGAGCCGATACCGAGGGGAGTCGCGGGCGCGCAACGGGTGTGACGTACGAGGACATCGGCGGACTCGACGACGAACTCGAACTCGTTCGCGAGATGATAGAACTTCCGCTCTCGGAACCCGAAGTGTTCGCACACCTCGGTATCGAACCACCGAAAGGCGTCCTCCTGCACGGTCCACCGGGAACGGGCAAGACACTTATCGCGAAAGCCGTCGCCAACGAAGTCGACGCGACGTTCATCACGATTTCGGGACCCGAAGTCCTCTCGAAGTACAAAGGTGAGTCAGAAGAGAAGCTCCGCGAGGTGTTCAAAGAGGCCCGCGAGCGCTCGCCGAGTATCATCTTCTTCGACGAAATCGACTCCATCGCGGCGAAGCGCGACGACGGCGGCGACGTGGAAAACCGCATCGTCGGCCAACTCCTCTCGCTCATGGACGGCCTCGACGCCCGCGGCGACGTGGTCGTCATCGGCGCGACGAACCGGGTCGATAGCCTCGACCCTGCCCTCCGACGTGGTGGTCGATTCGACCGCGAGATAGAGATTGGCGTCCCGAACATCGCCGGTCGCCGCGAGATTCTCGACGTGCACACCCGACAGATGCCGCTCGCGGACGACGTGGACATCGACCGCCTCGCGTCTCGGACGCACGGGTTCGTCGGTGCCGACCTCGAATCGCTGGCGAAGGAAGCGGCGATGACGGCCCTCCGTCGCTCCCGCCGGACCGGTGATGGCGTGTCAGTCTCCGAGATGACGGTGACGCGCGCCGACTTCGAGTCGGCGATGGCGTCGGTGGAACCCTCTGCGATGCGCGAGTACGTCGCCGAGCAACCGACCAAGGGATTCGAGGCCGTCGGCGGCCTCGACGACGTGAAACGGACGCTCGAACGCGCCGTCACGTGGCCGTTGATTTACGCACCGCTCTTCGAGGCGGCGGCGACTGACCCGCCGACCGGACTGCTCCTCTACGGCCCGCCGGGGACGGGGAAGACGCTTCTCGCACGCGCTATTGCCGCCGAGAGCGAAGTCAACTTCATCCACGTCGCCGGGCCCGAACTCCTCGACAGATACGTCGGTGAGTCCGAGAAGTCCGTCCGCGAAGTGTTCGACAGGGCACGGCAAGCCGCACCGAGCATCCTCTTCTTCGACGAGATAGACGCGTTGGCGACGAACCGGGACAGTATGGGGTCCGACTCCGGCGTGACGGAACGCGTCGTCTCACAACTCCTGACCGAGATGGACAACGCCGCCGACAACCCGAACCTCGTCGTCCTCGCGGCGACGAACAGACGAGACGCCCTCGACCCGGCACTCCTCCGCCCCGGACGACTGGAGACCCACGTCGAAGTGCCCGCACCCGACATCGAGGCCCGGCGTGCCATCCTCGACGTTCATATCCGGGACAAGCCACTCGGTACCGATATCGACCTGAACGACGTGGCCGCCCACATGGACGGCTACTCCGGTGCGGACGTCGCTGCAGTCTGCCGTGAGGCGGCACTACGAGCAATCCAGGACGTCGCCGATGCCTACGAGGGCCCGGCCGCGAACGACCACGCCGACGAGATTCTCATCACTCGTGAGCACTTCGACGCGGCACTCGTGTCCGTCTCGCCGACGCTCTCCTGA
- a CDS encoding DUF7128 family protein, whose protein sequence is MVTTTEKDGETWFQCEECEMLFDVRSDAEAHERNCDTDSPSYLQ, encoded by the coding sequence ATGGTGACCACGACGGAAAAAGACGGGGAGACGTGGTTCCAGTGCGAAGAATGTGAGATGCTGTTCGACGTCAGGTCAGACGCCGAGGCGCACGAGAGAAACTGCGACACCGATAGCCCGTCGTACTTACAATAG